A window of Terriglobia bacterium genomic DNA:
TCGTCGAAAAAGGTATTGAAGAGAAGCACTACGGCGCCTCTCGGCTCGACGTCATCGTCGGCTGCCTCTTCACCGATATCGTCGCCTGGTTTATCGTCGTGGCCTGCGCGGCAACACTCTACGTTGCTGGGCACACGCAGATTCGCGACGCCGCCGACGCCGCCCAAGCCCTGAAGCCCCTGGCCGGTAACTACGCCTACATTCTCTTTGCCGCCGGACTATTCAACGCTTCCCTATTTGCAGCCAGCATCCTCCCCATCTCAACCGCGTATACCGTCTGCGAAGGTTTGGGCTTTGAGTCCGGGATCGATCACAAGTTCGGCGAAGCCCCGGTGTTCTATTGGCTGTACACAATCCTGATCATCGCCGGCGCCGGTGTCATCCTCATGCCGAATGTCCCGATCGTGAAGATCAGCATTCTGTCGCAGGTCGTCAACGGAGTTGTCCTGCCCTTCGTGCTCATCGCCATGCTGATCCTGATCAACAAGAGAGATCTGATGGGCCGCCACACGAATACGCGCTTTTACAACATCGTGGCTTGGTCAACGACCATCATCGTAATTGCCCTGAGCTTGGTTATGGTGTTCGGTGGGAGCGGGACCTAAGAGTCAGAGGCGACTGACGGTTGGCGCCCTCTTGATTTACACTTCTCCGCAACGTCCATGGACTTCGATCAACTGGAAACCTTTCTGGAAGTAGCGCGGAACATGAGTTTCTCACGCGCCGCCGAGAAGCGTTTCCGCACTCAGCCCGCGATTTCGGCGCAGATCCGTGCTCTTGAAGAAGAGGTCGGCGCCAAGCTTATTGACCGCTCCGGCGGTAAGGTCGCCCTGACCGCGCCAGGACGTGTATTCCTGGAATACGCGGATAAGACCATCGAAGCCCGCCGGGCGATTATCGACACCCTCGCCGAGATGGAGCAGGTTCCGCGCGGGGCGATTGTAGTCGCTGCCAACGAAGGCACCTGTCTGCACATTCTTCCCGAGGTCTTCGCCGAGTTCAAGAAGCAGTACCCAACCGTCAGCGTCAAGGTGAAGCGTTCCGAGCATGCCAGCATCCTGGAATCGATCCTCGACAACTCCGTCGATTTCGGGGTCGTCTCTATGCCCGTGCACGACCGGCGTTTCACGACCGTGCTGCTACATCGGGACGAGTTGGTAATCATCACCTCG
This region includes:
- a CDS encoding LysR family transcriptional regulator, yielding MDFDQLETFLEVARNMSFSRAAEKRFRTQPAISAQIRALEEEVGAKLIDRSGGKVALTAPGRVFLEYADKTIEARRAIIDTLAEMEQVPRGAIVVAANEGTCLHILPEVFAEFKKQYPTVSVKVKRSEHASILESILDNSVDFGVVSMPVHDRRFTTVLLHRDELVIITSPKHAVAKLKSLLVADLARQPLLVPKHGRTRDTIERLFEDQKLRPTISMELDSSELMKRFVAADVGIGFIARSNVQQDVANGTLVELPVPGSPIRRDLGLVFRKDKALSRAALAFIDIAVKLKNPSAASGVR